In Calothrix sp. PCC 7507, one DNA window encodes the following:
- the pdhA gene encoding pyruvate dehydrogenase (acetyl-transferring) E1 component subunit alpha — MVQERTLPKFDTATARISKEEGLRLYEDMILGRFFEDKCAEMYYRGKMFGFVHLYNGQEAVSTGVIQAMRPGEDFVSSTYRDHVHALSAGVPAREVMAELFGKATGCSKGRGGSMHMFSAEHGLLGGYAFVAEGIPVAAGAAFQSKYRREVMGDANADQVTACFFGDGAANNGQFFETLNMAALWKLPIIFVVENNKWAIGMAHDRATSDPEIYKKASVFNMVGVEVDGMDVLAVRAVAQEAVARARAGEGPTLIEALTYRFRGHSLADPDEMRSKAEKEFWFARDPIKKLAAYLIEQNLADQEELKAIEKKIQEVIDDAVKFAESSPEPDPSELYRFVFAEDE; from the coding sequence ATGGTTCAAGAACGTACATTACCCAAATTTGATACTGCTACTGCCCGAATTTCCAAAGAAGAAGGGCTGCGGTTATATGAGGACATGATCTTAGGGCGCTTTTTTGAAGATAAATGCGCTGAAATGTACTACAGAGGCAAAATGTTTGGTTTTGTCCATCTGTACAACGGTCAAGAAGCTGTTTCTACTGGTGTGATCCAAGCGATGCGACCAGGGGAAGATTTTGTTTCTAGTACCTACCGTGACCATGTCCATGCGCTGAGTGCAGGAGTACCAGCCAGAGAGGTAATGGCAGAGCTATTTGGCAAAGCCACAGGTTGCAGCAAGGGGCGCGGTGGTTCCATGCACATGTTCTCTGCAGAACATGGCTTGCTGGGTGGTTATGCTTTCGTCGCCGAAGGTATTCCTGTCGCAGCTGGTGCGGCTTTTCAAAGCAAATACCGTCGCGAGGTGATGGGAGATGCCAACGCCGACCAAGTGACCGCTTGCTTTTTTGGTGATGGTGCTGCTAACAACGGTCAGTTTTTTGAGACACTAAATATGGCAGCGCTCTGGAAACTGCCAATTATTTTTGTGGTGGAAAACAATAAATGGGCAATTGGCATGGCTCACGATCGCGCTACTTCTGACCCAGAGATTTACAAAAAAGCCAGTGTGTTTAACATGGTGGGTGTGGAAGTAGATGGGATGGACGTTTTAGCAGTCCGCGCCGTCGCTCAAGAAGCCGTCGCCCGCGCCCGTGCAGGTGAGGGACCAACATTGATTGAAGCCCTAACCTATCGTTTCCGGGGTCACTCCCTGGCTGATCCAGATGAAATGCGTAGCAAAGCTGAGAAAGAATTTTGGTTTGCTCGTGACCCCATTAAAAAGTTAGCAGCTTATTTAATTGAGCAAAATCTGGCGGATCAGGAGGAACTCAAAGCCATTGAGAAGAAAATTCAGGAAGTTATCGACGACGCTGTGAAGTTCGCCGAAAGCAGTCCGGAACCAGATCCTAGCGAGTTATATCGCTTTGTATTTGCGGAAGACGAGTAG
- a CDS encoding aldose 1-epimerase, which produces MFAIAQKQQQYKTYILSDETAKSEVEVVPERGGIITRWRIGGQEIFYLDTERFTHPELSVRGGNPILFPICGNLPDNTYIHNGKQYTLKQHGFARDLPWEATEQRTEDKASLTVVLNSNEETKAVYPFDFQLAFTYELQGNTLEVRQEYKNLSSEPLPFSAGFHPYFLCGDKTQLKFEIPSNQYQDNKTKEFHSFDGNFDFNQDEIDFAFGQLKSKSATVIDSSRKLKLTLDYDDFSTWLVFWTVKGKEFYCLEPWSATRNALNTGANLTVLDPGGSLTTSIRLAANFF; this is translated from the coding sequence ATGTTTGCGATCGCCCAAAAACAACAACAATACAAAACCTACATCCTCTCGGACGAAACCGCAAAATCTGAAGTGGAAGTCGTACCAGAACGCGGTGGTATCATCACCCGTTGGCGGATTGGGGGACAGGAAATTTTCTATCTAGACACTGAACGGTTTACACATCCTGAATTAAGTGTCAGGGGTGGGAATCCGATTTTATTTCCCATCTGCGGCAACCTACCGGATAATACATATATCCACAACGGTAAGCAGTATACCCTTAAGCAACATGGCTTCGCCCGTGACTTACCTTGGGAAGCTACTGAGCAAAGAACAGAAGATAAAGCTAGCCTCACGGTTGTTCTCAACAGCAACGAGGAAACCAAGGCTGTTTATCCTTTTGACTTTCAACTGGCTTTTACCTACGAATTGCAAGGTAACACCCTAGAAGTTCGTCAGGAGTATAAAAATTTGTCCTCGGAACCATTGCCGTTTTCTGCTGGTTTCCATCCTTACTTTCTCTGTGGTGATAAAACTCAACTAAAGTTTGAGATTCCCTCAAACCAGTATCAAGACAATAAAACCAAAGAATTTCACTCCTTTGACGGCAATTTTGATTTTAACCAGGACGAGATTGATTTTGCCTTTGGACAACTCAAGAGCAAATCTGCCACGGTGATCGATAGTAGCCGGAAGTTAAAGCTCACCTTAGATTATGATGATTTTTCTACCTGGTTGGTATTTTGGACAGTTAAAGGCAAGGAATTTTATTGTTTAGAGCCGTGGAGTGCTACCCGCAACGCCCTCAACACTGGCGCAAATTTGACTGTGTTAGATCCAGGAGGTAGTCTCACCACATCTATCAGGTTAGCAGCGAACTTTTTCTAA
- a CDS encoding DMT family transporter translates to MHQSSGRWRLGLALSMLTVFLWGILPIALTVTLQVLDVYTVIWFRFSVSFGLLAIYLGVQGKLPTLERLRAASWKLLAIATIFLALNYLLFLQGLSLTSPANAEVIIQLSSLLLGLGGLVIFKEHYQLRQWLGVSVLILGYILFFHEQLTNLITGHGQYLLGSGLVVLGSAAWAIYALAQKQLLQSLSSAQIMLIIYGGCAFLFTPFAKNQIVLTLSNLHLGMLLFCALNTLIAYGAFAESLAHWEASRVSAVIALAPIVTLIAVETVSVIVPALIPHEKMTLLGIFGAVLVVVGAVVIALRKAD, encoded by the coding sequence ATGCATCAAAGTTCTGGTCGCTGGCGCTTAGGGCTAGCGTTATCGATGTTGACGGTCTTTTTGTGGGGAATTCTACCTATTGCCCTGACAGTAACGCTACAAGTGCTTGATGTCTACACAGTCATTTGGTTTCGGTTTTCGGTGTCGTTTGGGTTGCTGGCTATTTATTTAGGAGTGCAGGGGAAATTACCGACGTTAGAGCGACTACGTGCTGCGTCTTGGAAGTTGTTAGCGATCGCCACAATTTTTTTGGCACTGAATTACTTGCTGTTTTTGCAAGGTTTATCACTGACATCCCCTGCTAACGCTGAAGTAATTATTCAGTTATCTAGTCTCCTATTAGGTTTAGGGGGATTGGTGATTTTTAAAGAACACTATCAGCTGCGTCAATGGCTTGGCGTGAGTGTGCTAATTCTGGGATACATTTTGTTTTTCCATGAACAACTAACAAATTTAATTACAGGACATGGTCAATACCTTTTAGGTAGTGGGTTAGTTGTGCTGGGATCAGCAGCTTGGGCTATTTATGCTTTAGCACAAAAGCAGTTATTACAGTCTTTATCTTCCGCTCAGATTATGCTGATTATTTATGGAGGATGTGCTTTTTTATTCACGCCATTCGCCAAAAATCAAATAGTTTTGACACTCAGTAACTTGCATTTAGGAATGTTACTTTTTTGTGCTTTAAATACTCTCATTGCCTATGGAGCCTTTGCTGAATCATTAGCACATTGGGAAGCATCACGGGTAAGTGCAGTAATAGCTTTAGCTCCTATTGTTACCTTAATAGCAGTAGAAACTGTATCAGTAATTGTACCTGCTTTAATTCCACATGAAAAAATGACATTACTCGGAATATTTGGAGCTGTTTTAGTTGTAGTTGGTGCGGTAGTAATTGCCTTAAGAAAAGCTGACTGA
- a CDS encoding alpha/beta hydrolase: protein MISSFGNWASTLRKNSLSLVLSMLLPTCGISNSVLAAERVHASYSALDLSISVNTLDSYATTGVIKDELAVYQQYLPPQQLEELRRILSTPVKISPIVVSQFLRTPQGEFLLRRLAAVIQNKSQQPQPGFDALRSALILASAEPGGLTLLNLLRKYPTKIIDVDLAHCLEIAAELEKLVNETSLAIAAVTKKSQIEAAIAPESINFAKLPDLRLPGTFKLQKQTLKLLDSTRNRLLLTDIYIPNVATPAPVIVISHGLGTDSSNFQYLATHLASYGFVVVVPTHPGSNTQQLNAKASQVAESNEFTDRPLDVKYILDQLEKSNQFDPRWKGRLNLQQVGVFGQSLGGYTALALAGAKINFEQLKQDCQPEALQDTWNMSLLLQCRALALNSKKFAKEYNLRDGRVKAAIAVNPITSSIFGKAGLSQVQIPIMLVGSSDDTVAPALYEQILPFSWFATTHKYLVTLVGATHFSTIGNGNSLNEPTGLHSQIIGDNPAQARRYINALSLPFFQTHVVGKQQYAPYLNATYAKAISTHPLSLSFVQSLSMNELAQALDANLKAGKPTKQSSPNSIVNFGFWMLDIGVALLHVMIFL, encoded by the coding sequence ATGATTAGTTCGTTTGGTAATTGGGCCAGCACCCTGAGAAAAAATTCGCTATCGCTGGTTCTTTCAATGCTGCTGCCAACATGTGGAATTAGTAATTCAGTACTGGCAGCAGAGCGAGTTCATGCATCTTATTCTGCTTTAGACCTTTCGATATCAGTCAATACTTTAGACAGCTATGCAACAACAGGTGTAATTAAGGACGAATTAGCTGTTTATCAACAGTATTTACCACCACAGCAGCTTGAGGAATTACGGCGAATTTTAAGCACTCCTGTAAAAATTAGTCCGATTGTGGTTTCCCAATTTCTCCGCACACCACAAGGGGAGTTCCTACTGCGACGGTTAGCAGCAGTAATCCAAAACAAATCGCAGCAACCACAGCCAGGATTTGATGCGTTACGATCGGCGCTAATTTTAGCCTCTGCGGAACCAGGAGGGCTAACGTTATTAAATTTGTTACGAAAGTATCCTACCAAGATTATTGACGTTGATTTAGCGCATTGCTTGGAAATAGCTGCAGAACTGGAAAAATTGGTGAATGAAACAAGCCTTGCGATCGCTGCAGTCACCAAAAAATCTCAGATAGAAGCGGCGATCGCTCCAGAGTCAATAAACTTTGCCAAATTGCCAGATTTACGGCTTCCAGGAACGTTTAAGCTGCAAAAACAGACACTGAAGCTGCTCGACTCGACACGCAACAGATTATTGTTGACTGATATTTACATTCCTAATGTCGCAACTCCAGCACCTGTAATTGTGATTTCTCACGGTTTGGGTACAGACAGCAGTAACTTTCAATATTTAGCGACTCATCTAGCTTCCTATGGTTTTGTCGTCGTTGTTCCCACTCATCCAGGTAGCAACACTCAACAATTAAATGCCAAAGCTAGCCAAGTAGCAGAATCAAACGAATTTACAGACCGACCTTTAGATGTGAAATATATCCTAGATCAACTGGAAAAAAGTAACCAGTTTGATCCCCGGTGGAAAGGGCGGTTAAATCTGCAACAAGTGGGAGTTTTCGGTCAATCTCTTGGCGGCTACACAGCTTTAGCCTTGGCTGGGGCTAAAATTAACTTTGAACAACTCAAACAAGACTGCCAACCAGAAGCGCTGCAAGATACTTGGAACATGTCTTTATTGCTCCAGTGTCGTGCTTTGGCATTGAATAGTAAAAAGTTTGCCAAAGAGTATAACTTGCGGGATGGGAGAGTGAAAGCAGCGATCGCCGTTAACCCGATCACCAGCTCCATTTTTGGCAAAGCTGGCTTAAGCCAAGTGCAAATTCCCATCATGCTCGTCGGTAGTAGTGATGATACCGTCGCACCAGCTTTATACGAGCAAATTTTACCCTTCTCTTGGTTTGCTACCACACATAAATATCTCGTCACCCTCGTAGGTGCAACCCACTTTTCCACCATCGGTAATGGTAATAGTCTCAACGAGCCAACAGGCTTACATTCCCAGATCATCGGCGATAATCCGGCTCAAGCGCGTCGTTACATCAATGCCCTGAGTTTACCTTTCTTTCAAACTCATGTGGTAGGAAAGCAACAATACGCTCCTTACCTCAACGCCACCTACGCCAAAGCCATTTCAACTCATCCTCTGAGTTTAAGTTTTGTCCAGTCTTTGAGCATGAATGAACTAGCACAAGCACTAGACGCTAATCTCAAAGCAGGTAAACCCACAAAACAAAGTTCGCCCAACTCCATAGTCAATTTTGGCTTTTGGATGTTGGATATCGGAGTAGCACTGCTGCATGTGATGATTTTCCTATGA